ATTGTAAGAAATATGATGGCTGTTGAAACACTTGGAACAACTACAATTATTGCTTCTGACAAAACAGGTACATTAACTCACAACAGGCTTAGTGTTGTGGAATTATTTACTGATAAAAAAATTGAATCCAACATTGATATATTGAACTTGGAAGGATCTTTTTCTTCTCAGGGTAGTAAGTATATTGGAAATGACCTAAGAGAGCTATTGGTATCCGGTAGTGTTTGTAATAATGCAGAATTAATTATAGAAGACGGAAATCGTAGGGTTATTGGAGAACCTACTGACAGCGCTATTTTAGCGGCGGCAGCATGTATTGGTTTTTCTAAAAATGAGTTTAAGAGATTAAAAGAAATCCCTTTTTCATCTACAAGAAGAATAACGGCTGTTTTAGCTAAGTCTCCTGAATTATTTATATATACAAAAGGAGCGCCTGAAGAGATATTGAAAATATCCAAAAAGGTTTATTGGGGAGAAAAAGAATTGCTGCTTAATAACAAAGTAAGACAAGAAATAGAGAATCAAATATTAGATATGGCGCAGAGAGGATTAAGGACAATTGCCGTTGCTAAGAAAAGGTTTACGGAGGGAGAAAATTTTAATAAAGAATTTTCAAGTGGGGATTTAATATTTTTAGGTCTAATCGGCATGAGAGATACATATCGTCCCGGGGTTGAAGATGCAATTAAAAAGTGTCAAGCCGCAGGCGTAAAAATTATTATGCTTACTGGGGATCATTTAGAAACTGCTATATCTATTGCTAGAAGCTTGGGGATATATAAACCGGGGGATAGGGCCGTTGTGGCGGATAAGGTTATTGATAATTTATCACAAGAAGATGAGAAGGATAATTTTTCTAATATAACGGTTTTTGCTCGAGTACTGCCTGAACATAAATATAAGATTATTGATTTTCTTAAAAACAAGGGTGAGGTTGTAGCAATGACAGGCGACGGTGTTAATGATGTCCCAGCTTTGAGGAAAGCAGATATAGGAGTTGCGATGGGAGAGTCGGGTACTGATGCAGCTAAAGAATCAGCTGATCTTGTTCTTGTGGATGATAATTTTGCAACTATTATCAATGTAGTTGAGGAAGGAAGAACAATTTTTGAGAATATCAGAAAGACGGTTTTATACTTAATTTCTACTTCTTTGGGGGAGGTTTTAACAGTACTGGGTTCACTAATTTTGAAATTGCCTATACCAATAACACCGCTCCAGATATTATGGATAAATTTAATTACTGATACCTCTGCAATTATACCCTTAGGTATGGAACCAAAAGAGGAAGAACATCTTAAAAAACCACCTCGTAAGTTAAACGAAGGCATAATATCAAATCTTATAAAAAGAAGAAGTATAATAGTCGGTTCTTATATGGTTATTGTTGCTTTGATGCTTTTTGTTGTAAATCTTGGTAAAGGAGATGATTATGCTAGAACAATAACTTTTTTATTTCTGTCTATCTCCCAATGGTTTAATGCATTTAATTGTAGAAGTGAGACCCGCTCAGTTTTCAATATGGATCAATTTTCAAATATACCGCTGCTTTTAGGAATATCACTAAGTTTTTTAGCTCAAATTGTTGTGATGTATATTCATCCTTTTTCTAATATTTTCGGTTTTGTTAAAGTTGGTATATTAGAATGGGTTATTACTATTTTAGCATCTTTCGGTTTGATTATATTGATTGAGATTGATAAACTAATATCAAGAAAATTAAAATTATACAACAAATTTAGGGTCTAGTTTGATTAAGGGGTAAATATGTTTATAGGTTTAATATTAATATTTTGGGGAGGTGTTTGGCTTGCGCAAGAATTTGGTTTTATACCTGCTGATTTGCATATATTTTGGTCAATTTTACTAATAGCAATAGGCATATCGATCATGTTTAAAAAAAGAAACACGTGTCTTTGTGATTTTTGGGATAAGGATGATAAAAAATAAATATTAATAATTTTATTTTATTATTAAGTCTTCGCTAATATCTTTTTATAAACCTTGATATAATTTTCTACCATGTGTTCGGAAGAAAATTTTTCTGCTTGCTTACGGCAATTTTCTCTTTTTAACTCATCAACTTTTTTTACATCTGCCACCATTTGATCTATATTTTCAGAAATATATCCGGATGTTCCGTCAGCGATAATTTCAGGTACGGAGCCGGCTCTAAAAGCTAATACGGGTGCTCCGCATGCCATTGCTTCAACCATAGTTAAACCAAACGGTTCATCCCATTTAATAGGGAATAGATATGCATATGCGTTTTGGAAAAGCTCTAATTTTTTATCGTGATCTACTTCTCCTAGATATATTATTTGTTTATTGTCTATTTCCGGCTCTATTTTAAGTTCAAAAAAATCTTTATCTTCGTAGTCTATTTTGGATGCCATTATTAACTTCATACCTACTTTTTTGGCAACCTGAATAGCTTCTAGGCAGCCTTTTTGTTGTGCTATTCGGCTAAAATATAATAAATAATTTCCTTTGGGATTAGGGTTGTAAGTAAACTCATTTAGATTTATTCCATTATAGACGGTAGACAGCCAATTTAATTTAGGCTGATATTTGCGTTGGTCATTTGAAATGGAGATGAAATGAGAATTATCAAATCTTGAGAAGAATTTTTTTATAGTCTTAAAATTAAGTATGCCATGAAGAGTTGTTAGTTTCGGGATATTTATATCCTTGGACGCCATTAACCCAAAGTATTCATTATGATTATGGAATATATCAAAATGATTTTTTAACAAATAGTTTTTAACGATATCTGCCGCTAAATCTTGTGACATAAAATAATCATATGGCCAGATATTTTCGGGGTTTGTTCTTATAGCCTCTGAGGATACAGGGATTAATTTGGCGGAGGTTAGCGAATCCGCGGATGCAAAAAGAGTAACATCAAAGCCTTTTTTTATTAGTCCTTCTACTAAAAGATATATTACCATTTCAGTTCCGCCATAGCGTGGCGGTGGAACTCTTTCGATCACAGGAGCGAATATAGCTACTTTCATTTTCTACAAATTTTTAGATAACCTAATACTAAGCATACAGAGATTTTAAATCACGGTCAATTTTTACAATCAAATAATCAGATTTTTCGGAATAAATAATAAAAAAACCGCTCTGGTTTTTTGATTGAGCGATATTGGTCATTGTATTATTTATTTTTGNNNNNNNNNNNNNNNNNNNNNNNNNNNNNNNAGTGGGTCAAAATCGGCAGCTGCTTGTGATTCTTGAATAATTTCATTGATAATGTTTTTTTCTTCGTCTGATGTATAAATTTCGCCTAGGCGAGTAATCATG
The genomic region above belongs to bacterium CG_4_10_14_0_2_um_filter_33_32 and contains:
- a CDS encoding ATPase, giving the protein MNIAMKELEEINIKKLKIDFCHLTIKETLDILSSDIVGLGSGEADKRLNIYGFNTLPEKKSRTKISIFFNNLKSPLVYALFFAAAFAGLIGEIIDVAIIIIVVFINTLIGYIQEIKAEKEIASLKELSQFFGKVLREKKITTIVTSRIVPGDIVILEEGDRVPADGRLIKANNLLINESALTGESFLAEKVDEKINTSENTIPKNMVFQGTTVAEGRGEFIVVSTGTETHFGKIALFSQEVETETPIQIKMKKLSRDIGIAVLVASIIILAIGIIVHKEILYMVQLTISLAVSAIPEGLPIAITIILVLGAKRMAKKKAIVRNMMAVETLGTTTIIASDKTGTLTHNRLSVVELFTDKKIESNIDILNLEGSFSSQGSKYIGNDLRELLVSGSVCNNAELIIEDGNRRVIGEPTDSAILAAAACIGFSKNEFKRLKEIPFSSTRRITAVLAKSPELFIYTKGAPEEILKISKKVYWGEKELLLNNKVRQEIENQILDMAQRGLRTIAVAKKRFTEGENFNKEFSSGDLIFLGLIGMRDTYRPGVEDAIKKCQAAGVKIIMLTGDHLETAISIARSLGIYKPGDRAVVADKVIDNLSQEDEKDNFSNITVFARVLPEHKYKIIDFLKNKGEVVAMTGDGVNDVPALRKADIGVAMGESGTDAAKESADLVLVDDNFATIINVVEEGRTIFENIRKTVLYLISTSLGEVLTVLGSLILKLPIPITPLQILWINLITDTSAIIPLGMEPKEEEHLKKPPRKLNEGIISNLIKRRSIIVGSYMVIVALMLFVVNLGKGDDYARTITFLFLSISQWFNAFNCRSETRSVFNMDQFSNIPLLLGISLSFLAQIVVMYIHPFSNIFGFVKVGILEWVITILASFGLIILIEIDKLISRKLKLYNKFRV
- a CDS encoding glycosyl transferase; this translates as MKVAIFAPVIERVPPPRYGGTEMVIYLLVEGLIKKGFDVTLFASADSLTSAKLIPVSSEAIRTNPENIWPYDYFMSQDLAADIVKNYLLKNHFDIFHNHNEYFGLMASKDINIPKLTTLHGILNFKTIKKFFSRFDNSHFISISNDQRKYQPKLNWLSTVYNGINLNEFTYNPNPKGNYLLYFSRIAQQKGCLEAIQVAKKVGMKLIMASKIDYEDKDFFELKIEPEIDNKQIIYLGEVDHDKKLELFQNAYAYLFPIKWDEPFGLTMVEAMACGAPVLAFRAGSVPEIIADGTSGYISENIDQMVADVKKVDELKRENCRKQAEKFSSEHMVENYIKVYKKILAKT